Proteins co-encoded in one Astatotilapia calliptera chromosome 18, fAstCal1.2, whole genome shotgun sequence genomic window:
- the LOC113010318 gene encoding armadillo repeat-containing protein 1-like, whose amino-acid sequence MTAEPDALAVVNQLRDLAADPMNRRAIVQDQGCLPGLILFLDHPNPQVVYSALLAIRYLAECRANREKLRAELGMMLSLQNVMQKSTTPGETKLLASEIYELLQASGIADSEPAEEPVSSRRKAQFFLGSSNKRAKTVVLHIDGLDDSSRRSMCEEALLKIKGVISFTFQMAAKRCIVRIRSDLTAEALASAIAATEVMKALQVVKGEDGDEVLIPFPEDGSVEVEQNVDLPDYLPEEESPSQEPDKAVSRVGSGQDGNSWLGAAANFLSRSFYW is encoded by the exons ATGACCGCCGAGCCGGACGCGCTGGCCGTGGTCAACCAGCTGAGGGACCTGGCCGCCGACCCCATGAACCGCAGGGCCATCGTCCAGGACCAGGGCTGCCTGCCCGGACTCATCCTGTTCCTGGACCACCCCAACCCTCAGGTGGTCTACTCCGCCCTGCTG GCGATCCGTTACCTGGCAGAATGTCGAGCCAACCGGGAGAAGCTGAGGGCGGAGCTGGGGATGATGCTGAGCCTCCAGAACGTCATGCAGAA GTCGACCACGCCCGGCGAGACGAAGCTGCTGGCGTCTGAGATCTACGAGCTCCTGCAGGCGTCCGGCATCGCCGACTCCGAACCGGCCGAGGAGCCCGTCAGCAGCCGCCGTAAAGCCCAGTTCTTCCTGGGCTCAAGCAACAAGAGAGCCAAGACCGTCGTCCTCCACATCGACGGCCTGGACGACTCG AGTCGGAGGAGTATGTGTGAGGAGGCGCTGCTGAAGATCAAAGGCGTGATCAGCTTCACCTTCCAGATGGCCGCGAAGAGGTGCATCGTCCGCATCCGCTCGGACCTGACGGCCGAG gCTCTGGCGTCCGCGATCGCCGCCACCGAGGTGATGAAGGCGCTGCAGGTGGTGAAAGGAGAAGACGGAGACGAG GTCCTGATCCCGTTCCCGGAGGACGGCTCTGTGGAGGTGGAGCAGAACGTGGACCTGCCGGACTACCTGCCGGAGGAGGAGAGCCCATCTCAGGAGCCCGACAAGGCGGTGAGCCGAGTGGGATCGGGGCAGGACGGAAACAGCTGGCTCGGAGCCGCCGCCAACTTCCTGTCCCGCTCCTTCTACTGGTGA